Proteins from one Blattabacterium cuenoti genomic window:
- a CDS encoding GYDIA family GHMP kinase, translated as MYKHKNFFYSHGKLLLTGEYFILYGAYGLALPTIKGQSLTILKNNFSSYLYWISYDEINNPWFKVIFKLPSLEIYYDTEKKIAKKLRDLLLKSKKIQKNFLSNTLGMYVKTKLEFPINWGLGSSSTLIYNIAKWAKISPYMLLGNNFPGSGYDIACVSNSKPIIYKLYKKKPYIIPINFNPPFKDKLFFLYLNKKQNTCDGIQFFLSKKNISLQNIESISSITKKIPFCKTLEEFEKLLLNHEMIISKILNIPTIKEIYFTDYLGLVKSLGAWGGDFVLISYRKGMRNYFYNKGFHTLISFENMIL; from the coding sequence ATGTATAAACATAAAAATTTTTTTTATAGTCATGGAAAATTGTTATTAACAGGAGAATATTTTATATTATATGGTGCTTATGGATTAGCTTTACCTACAATCAAAGGACAATCATTAACTATATTAAAAAATAATTTTTCTTCTTATTTATATTGGATAAGTTATGATGAAATAAATAATCCTTGGTTTAAAGTAATTTTTAAACTTCCTTCTTTAGAAATTTATTATGATACAGAAAAAAAAATAGCTAAAAAATTAAGAGATTTATTATTAAAATCTAAAAAAATTCAAAAAAATTTTCTTTCTAATACATTAGGAATGTATGTAAAAACAAAATTAGAATTTCCGATAAATTGGGGATTAGGAAGTAGTTCTACTTTAATTTATAATATAGCAAAATGGGCTAAAATAAGTCCCTATATGTTATTAGGAAATAATTTTCCAGGAAGTGGTTATGATATAGCTTGTGTTTCAAATTCAAAACCAATAATTTATAAATTATATAAAAAAAAACCTTATATTATTCCTATAAATTTTAATCCTCCATTTAAAGATAAACTCTTTTTTCTGTATCTCAATAAAAAACAAAATACTTGTGATGGAATACAATTTTTTCTTTCTAAAAAAAATATATCTCTTCAAAATATTGAATCTATATCTTCTATTACAAAAAAAATTCCTTTTTGTAAAACATTAGAAGAATTTGAAAAATTATTATTAAATCATGAGATGATTATATCCAAAATATTGAATATTCCTACTATTAAAGAAATATATTTTACAGATTATTTAGGATTAGTTAAAAGTTTAGGAGCTTGGGGGGGTGATTTTGTTTTGATAAGTTATAGAAAAGGAATGAGAAATTATTTTTATAATAAGGGGTTTCATACATTAATTTCATTTGAAAATATGATTTTATAA
- a CDS encoding TatD family hydrolase, whose translation MKITDTHAHLYMKEFNKDIDFVIKKAITQGVNRFFLPSIDTSNISDILKLEKKYPNICYSMIGLHPNRVFPNNLEKELKIIEKWLNKHSFISIGEIGIDLYLKNKFLSEQEYAFQTQIKWAKEKKLPIVIHCRNAFHYIFNILSNEKNYPLRGVFHCFSGTLEEAKKIIDLGIKIGIGGIITFKNNHISQFLHKINLNHIILETDCPYLSPHPFRGKRNEPQNLRIILKKLSQIYSLSEEKISDIIHMNVEKLFFSY comes from the coding sequence ATGAAAATTACAGATACCCATGCTCATTTGTATATGAAAGAATTTAATAAAGATATTGATTTTGTAATAAAAAAAGCTATTACTCAAGGAGTAAATAGATTTTTTCTTCCTTCCATAGATACTTCTAATATTTCAGATATATTAAAATTAGAAAAAAAGTATCCTAATATATGTTATTCTATGATTGGACTACACCCTAATAGGGTTTTTCCAAATAATTTAGAAAAAGAATTAAAAATTATTGAAAAATGGTTAAATAAACATTCTTTTATTTCAATAGGAGAAATTGGAATAGATCTTTATTTAAAAAATAAATTTCTTTCAGAACAAGAATACGCTTTTCAAACTCAAATAAAATGGGCAAAAGAAAAAAAACTACCCATAGTTATACACTGTAGAAATGCTTTTCATTATATTTTTAATATTTTATCAAATGAGAAAAATTATCCTCTTAGAGGAGTTTTTCATTGTTTTTCTGGAACTTTAGAAGAAGCAAAAAAAATTATTGATTTAGGAATTAAAATAGGAATTGGAGGAATAATTACTTTTAAAAATAATCATATTAGTCAATTTTTGCATAAAATAAATTTAAATCATATAATATTAGAAACAGATTGTCCTTATCTTTCTCCACATCCTTTTAGAGGAAAAAGAAATGAACCACAAAATTTAAGAATAATTTTAAAAAAACTGTCTCAAATTTATTCTCTTTCAGAAGAAAAAATATCCGATATCATTCATATGAATGTAGAAAAAT
- the fabD gene encoding ACP S-malonyltransferase: MKAYLFPGQGSQFIGMGKNLYKNSHFAKKLFQLADDVLEFKMTSIMFEGPINTLKKTKYTQLAIYIYSVIKAKILNDFTPDMVAGHSLGEFSALAAIDVFSFENGLILVNQRASIMQNICELIHGGMAVIFGLKDDIIEEICKNDNGIIVPSNYNAPEQLVISGEIKALKRVCISLKKIGAKKIFFLPVHGAFHSPIMEPAKKKLKEFINQISFKDSICPIYQNFSAKSFTKSEYIKKNLIEQLTHPVKWKQSIENMINNGAISFTEIGPGNILQGLMKKILINFSKKYKCYHV, encoded by the coding sequence ATGAAAGCTTATCTATTTCCTGGACAAGGATCTCAATTTATAGGAATGGGAAAAAATTTATATAAAAATTCTCATTTTGCTAAAAAATTATTTCAATTAGCTGATGATGTTTTAGAATTTAAAATGACATCCATAATGTTTGAAGGTCCTATAAATACTTTAAAAAAAACAAAATACACACAACTTGCAATTTATATATATTCAGTTATAAAAGCAAAAATTTTAAATGATTTTACCCCTGATATGGTAGCTGGACATTCTCTTGGAGAATTTTCTGCTTTAGCTGCAATTGATGTTTTTTCTTTTGAAAATGGTTTAATATTAGTTAATCAAAGAGCATCAATTATGCAAAATATTTGTGAATTAATTCATGGAGGAATGGCTGTAATATTTGGTTTAAAAGATGATATTATAGAAGAAATTTGTAAAAATGATAATGGAATTATTGTTCCATCTAATTATAATGCACCTGAACAGTTAGTTATTTCTGGAGAAATTAAAGCTCTTAAAAGAGTGTGTATTTCTTTAAAAAAAATAGGAGCAAAAAAAATATTTTTTCTTCCTGTTCATGGAGCATTTCATTCTCCGATCATGGAACCAGCTAAAAAAAAATTAAAAGAATTTATAAATCAAATTTCTTTTAAAGATTCTATATGTCCAATTTATCAAAATTTTTCCGCTAAATCCTTCACAAAATCTGAATATATAAAAAAAAATCTTATAGAACAATTGACTCATCCTGTAAAATGGAAACAATCTATAGAAAATATGATTAATAATGGTGCTATTTCATTTACAGAAATAGGTCCAGGAAATATTTTACAAGGATTAATGAAAAAAATTTTAATCAATTTTTCAAAAAAATATAAATGTTATCATGTATAA